From Arachis stenosperma cultivar V10309 chromosome 2, arast.V10309.gnm1.PFL2, whole genome shotgun sequence, one genomic window encodes:
- the LOC130961857 gene encoding transcriptional regulator TAC1-like, with the protein MEFYNNLEDYSKSSSSEETDRSSYEQAGDHQEMGTGRSYECVFCKRGFTTAQALGGHMNIHRKDRANNKAKIPASSSSKVDDENYYADLGHYSSPIPSYLARNGNYHEEARFG; encoded by the exons ATGGAATTCTACAATAACCTAGAAGACTACTCGAAGAGTTCGTCGAGCGAAGAAACCGACCGGTCGTCGTACGAGCAAGCCGGCGATCATCAAGAGATGGGAACAGGAAGATCCTATGAGTGTGTGTTTTGCAAGAGGGGATTCACCACAGCACAAGCTTTGGGTGGACACATGAACATTCATAGAAAAGATAGAGCCAATAACAAAGCCAAAATTCCAGCTTCTAGTTCAAGCAAGGTTGATGATGAGAACTACTATGCAGATCTAGGGCACTATTCATCACCAATTCCAAGCTATCTTGCAAGAAATGGAAATTATCATGAg GAAGCAAGATTTGGATAG